In a genomic window of Occallatibacter riparius:
- the nagZ gene encoding beta-N-acetylhexosaminidase encodes MEKNLRRAAGSLLVVGLGGTELTGLERAWLRLVRPAGVVLFRRNISDPEQTRALIDEATGLSALHSARFVDVEGGTVNRFRDALAPMPSAQAVARADAKLGKKRRSLAREHGELIARAVKAFGFNTTLAPVVDLALPVSTEVMGTRAPAAGPADVVAFTREFLAGLASEGVAGCGKHFPGLGSAAGDTHFVTPEIGRTFKEIWSQDLVPYRELHKLMPMIMTNHAAYPKTKSANVPASATRFWIETVLRKQIGYRGLILTDDLEMGGILKFMPIEEAAVAAVRVGSDLLEICHSVELILRTFEALIAEAEKSTAFHKLLLQRATEVERKRAKLFKGVPKGLTAKQFDALRERVNLFREKVTKLSESDSVTPRLTSPAEHV; translated from the coding sequence ATGGAAAAGAATCTGCGCAGAGCGGCGGGAAGCCTGCTGGTTGTGGGACTTGGCGGAACGGAACTCACGGGTCTGGAGCGCGCGTGGCTGCGCCTGGTGCGACCGGCAGGCGTGGTGTTGTTCAGGCGCAACATTTCTGACCCTGAACAGACGCGAGCGCTCATCGATGAAGCGACGGGGCTCAGCGCCTTGCACAGCGCTCGCTTTGTGGATGTGGAAGGCGGCACTGTGAACCGCTTTCGCGATGCTCTTGCGCCGATGCCCTCCGCGCAGGCAGTGGCACGAGCCGACGCAAAGCTCGGCAAGAAGCGCCGCTCGCTGGCGCGCGAACATGGCGAGTTGATTGCCCGCGCAGTCAAGGCATTCGGCTTTAACACGACGCTTGCGCCAGTCGTTGATCTCGCATTGCCCGTCTCGACGGAAGTGATGGGCACCCGCGCTCCCGCCGCGGGACCGGCTGATGTTGTCGCGTTCACGCGGGAGTTTCTCGCTGGTCTCGCATCCGAGGGCGTGGCAGGGTGCGGGAAGCACTTTCCTGGACTCGGCAGCGCCGCTGGAGACACGCACTTCGTCACGCCAGAGATCGGCCGCACCTTCAAGGAAATCTGGAGTCAAGATCTCGTTCCCTATCGCGAACTCCACAAACTGATGCCGATGATCATGACCAATCATGCTGCGTATCCGAAGACCAAAAGCGCGAATGTTCCAGCCAGCGCGACTCGGTTCTGGATAGAGACAGTGCTGCGTAAGCAAATCGGCTATCGAGGCCTGATCCTCACCGACGACCTGGAGATGGGCGGCATTTTGAAGTTCATGCCCATTGAGGAAGCTGCCGTCGCGGCGGTGCGCGTGGGTTCGGATCTTCTCGAAATCTGTCACAGTGTCGAATTGATCCTGCGCACCTTCGAAGCGCTGATCGCTGAAGCCGAGAAATCGACAGCATTCCACAAACTGCTGTTGCAGCGCGCAACCGAAGTAGAGCGCAAGCGCGCGAAGCTGTTCAAAGGTGTCCCGAAGGGCCTCACGGCGAAGCAGTTCGATGCGCTGCGCGAGCGCGTGAATCTCTTCCGCGAAAAGGTGACGAAGCTGAGCGAGAGCGACTCGGTTACGCCGCGGCTGACCTCTCCGGCGGAACACGTATGA
- the mutS gene encoding DNA mismatch repair protein MutS: MRQWTAAKRENPDALLFFRMGDFYELFYDDAVVASRELQLTLTARDRERQVPMCGVPYHSVESYLTRLLRRGFRIAICEQMEDPKLTKKIVRREVIKVLSPGTALDSALGQEQNNFLGAYFETARDGKESAAKNGRAASPAPVVCGIALLDVSTGEFRTAEFTGPNAKAQAVDAILMAGASEVLLPTSAEPPVGLERIATKTRVDDWVWTHDFAVPLVERQLKVRSLEGFGLVGHDAAAIAAGAVLHYVRATQKNEALHIDSLRFQEHLTALELDQVTVRNLELIEPLFQGQDDRATLFRTLDACCTPMGKRMLRATILRPLVDAMAIEARYEAVGEAAGDLLRREELRRAFEGLMDLERLLARLSLDSAGPRDVRALGASLARLPGVRAAIETMEAPLWSEIAKRLDTLEGVTARIATTLVAEPPLTMADGGAIAAGIDSELDDLRSISTTGKQSIAAIEDRERQRTGIGSLKVRYNSVFGYYIEITKSNLALAPADYERKQTLVNAERFTTPELKEYETKILTAHDRSIEIEKRIFADLRRFVLDAATRIRRSSAAVAEADLLACFAHLAAGRRYARPKLSDEPVLEAVAARHPVIEQWMEETREGRFIANDIFLSAGGDGPSLLLITGPNMGGKSTYLRTAAMLVLMAQMGSFVPADSLRLGLADRIYTRIGASDNVARGRSTFMVEMTETATILNTASRRSLILLDEMGRGTATFDGLSLAWATVEYLHAETGARTLFATHYHELTMLAEKLTKVRNLRVGVKEAASGIVFLHTIEPGPASKSYGIEVAKLAGLPPAVIERARRILKQHEKQERQSVQVETDPEPMQLTIFTPLSQRIVDRIETLEVNSLTPLQALNLLEELQQELKDSRE; this comes from the coding sequence ATGCGGCAATGGACGGCGGCCAAGCGCGAGAACCCCGATGCGCTGCTTTTCTTCCGCATGGGCGACTTCTACGAGCTGTTCTACGATGATGCCGTTGTTGCCAGCCGCGAGTTGCAGCTGACCCTGACCGCCCGCGACCGCGAGCGGCAGGTGCCGATGTGCGGGGTGCCCTACCACTCGGTTGAGAGCTACCTGACGCGACTGCTGCGGCGCGGGTTCCGCATTGCCATCTGCGAGCAGATGGAGGACCCCAAGCTCACGAAGAAGATCGTCCGCCGCGAGGTCATCAAGGTGCTCTCGCCCGGGACGGCGCTTGACAGTGCCCTGGGTCAGGAGCAGAACAACTTTCTCGGCGCGTACTTTGAAACAGCCCGCGACGGCAAGGAATCCGCTGCGAAGAATGGACGCGCCGCAAGCCCTGCTCCCGTGGTCTGCGGGATTGCGCTTCTCGACGTGTCCACGGGCGAGTTCCGCACCGCGGAATTCACCGGCCCGAACGCGAAGGCGCAGGCAGTCGACGCGATCCTCATGGCGGGAGCGAGTGAAGTGCTTCTGCCGACAAGCGCTGAACCGCCCGTCGGACTTGAACGAATAGCAACGAAGACTCGCGTCGATGACTGGGTGTGGACGCATGATTTTGCGGTGCCGCTGGTTGAGCGCCAATTGAAGGTGCGCTCGCTCGAAGGCTTCGGGCTAGTGGGCCACGATGCGGCCGCCATTGCCGCAGGCGCGGTGCTGCACTACGTTCGCGCCACGCAGAAGAACGAAGCGCTTCACATCGATTCGCTGCGTTTCCAGGAACACTTAACCGCTTTGGAACTGGATCAGGTCACAGTCCGCAACCTGGAACTAATCGAGCCGCTCTTCCAGGGTCAGGACGATCGCGCCACGCTCTTCCGCACGCTCGATGCCTGCTGCACCCCAATGGGCAAGCGCATGCTGCGCGCAACCATTCTCCGGCCGCTTGTAGATGCCATGGCGATTGAGGCGCGCTACGAGGCCGTGGGCGAAGCCGCCGGCGACCTGTTGCGTCGCGAGGAATTGCGCCGCGCCTTCGAAGGCCTTATGGACCTCGAACGGCTGCTTGCGCGCTTGTCGCTCGATTCCGCGGGACCTCGCGATGTTCGCGCGCTCGGAGCGAGTCTCGCCAGATTGCCCGGAGTGCGCGCGGCTATCGAGACGATGGAGGCTCCCCTCTGGAGTGAGATCGCGAAACGACTAGACACCCTCGAAGGCGTAACCGCGAGAATCGCAACCACGCTGGTGGCGGAGCCGCCTCTGACGATGGCCGATGGCGGCGCCATCGCTGCAGGCATCGACAGCGAGTTGGATGACCTGCGCAGTATCTCGACGACCGGAAAGCAGTCGATTGCCGCCATTGAAGATCGAGAGCGGCAACGAACCGGGATAGGTTCGCTGAAGGTCCGCTATAACTCCGTGTTCGGGTATTACATCGAGATAACGAAGTCCAACCTGGCGCTCGCGCCAGCGGATTACGAACGCAAGCAGACCCTCGTAAACGCCGAGCGGTTCACCACGCCTGAACTCAAGGAATACGAGACCAAGATCCTCACGGCGCACGATCGATCCATAGAAATTGAAAAGCGAATCTTTGCGGACCTGCGCCGGTTCGTACTGGATGCGGCGACCCGCATCAGGCGCTCGTCTGCCGCGGTCGCTGAGGCCGATCTGCTGGCTTGTTTCGCGCATCTTGCCGCAGGGCGCCGCTATGCGCGCCCGAAGTTGTCGGATGAGCCGGTGCTTGAGGCTGTGGCCGCTCGCCATCCAGTTATTGAGCAGTGGATGGAGGAGACGCGCGAAGGACGCTTCATCGCAAACGACATCTTTCTCAGCGCCGGCGGAGACGGGCCGAGTCTTCTTCTGATAACTGGCCCCAACATGGGAGGCAAGAGCACTTATCTGCGCACCGCCGCCATGTTAGTGCTGATGGCGCAGATGGGAAGCTTTGTTCCGGCCGACAGTCTGCGCCTCGGATTGGCCGATCGCATCTACACCCGCATCGGGGCCAGCGATAACGTCGCACGCGGCAGGTCGACCTTCATGGTTGAGATGACCGAGACGGCAACCATCCTGAACACTGCCTCGCGGCGCTCGCTGATCCTTCTTGATGAGATGGGCCGCGGGACAGCTACGTTCGACGGCCTGAGCCTGGCGTGGGCCACCGTGGAATATCTGCACGCAGAGACAGGTGCGCGCACCCTGTTCGCGACGCATTACCACGAACTCACCATGCTCGCGGAAAAGCTTACGAAGGTCCGCAATCTGCGTGTTGGCGTCAAAGAAGCTGCGAGCGGCATCGTCTTCCTGCATACCATTGAGCCCGGCCCGGCCAGCAAGAGCTACGGCATTGAAGTCGCAAAGCTGGCCGGGCTGCCTCCGGCTGTCATTGAACGCGCGCGTCGCATCCTGAAGCAGCACGAGAAGCAGGAGAGGCAGAGCGTGCAGGTAGAGACCGATCCAGAGCCAATGCAACTGACCATCTTCACGCCGCTGTCGCAGCGCATCGTTGATCGTATCGAGACCCTGGAGGTCAACTCGCTTACGCCGCTGCAGGCGTTGAACCTGCTGGAAGAGTTGCAGCAGGAACTTAAGGACAGCCGAGAATAA
- a CDS encoding DUF5666 domain-containing protein produces the protein MKIRIAFTKVLALMAALTVFISVPAGLHAQASRLVGTVTAINGTTLTVKTDSGEQQQVAVPDTATLKRLAPGEKDLNAAPAIQLTDVAVGDRVLIKLDAGASSPTASLLVAMKQADVAQVHQKDNDAWQRGVAGLVKSVDLSSGSITVTSGAGPTAKTVTVKTTGSTQLLRYPPDSIRFADAKPAPLSAIQTGDQLRARGSKNADGTEIAADAVVSGTFRNIAGTISSLDPNASSLVVKDLATKKTVTIHIPADAQMRRIPDRAAQALAAHLKGTGGAGAGAWQGGGAGMAAGGSRGAAPGAPNSTPPAGGQAGGAPPTTGPGGQGARWGGGPGGQGAAGAGDPQHMLSMAPAIKITDLQKGEAVMVVSTNGSSDVNAITVLAGVEPLLTAPEARNLLSNWSVGGGGGAEAAAGPQ, from the coding sequence ATGAAGATTCGAATTGCGTTCACGAAGGTTTTGGCGCTCATGGCGGCGCTGACAGTATTCATAAGCGTGCCAGCAGGTTTGCACGCACAGGCTTCGCGGCTGGTCGGCACCGTCACTGCGATCAACGGCACCACTTTGACGGTGAAGACAGACTCGGGTGAGCAACAGCAGGTGGCAGTGCCTGACACAGCCACGCTGAAGCGCTTGGCGCCGGGCGAAAAGGACCTGAACGCCGCGCCCGCGATCCAGCTCACCGATGTAGCAGTGGGTGATCGCGTTCTCATCAAGCTCGATGCGGGCGCATCCTCGCCCACAGCTTCCCTGCTCGTCGCCATGAAACAGGCGGACGTGGCGCAGGTTCATCAGAAGGACAATGACGCCTGGCAGCGCGGTGTGGCCGGCCTCGTCAAATCGGTCGATCTCAGCAGCGGATCCATCACCGTCACATCAGGCGCTGGACCAACCGCCAAGACCGTAACCGTTAAGACGACCGGTTCCACCCAACTGCTGCGCTACCCGCCCGACTCGATTCGTTTTGCTGATGCCAAGCCTGCGCCGCTCAGCGCGATTCAGACCGGCGACCAACTACGCGCCCGCGGCAGCAAGAATGCCGACGGCACTGAAATTGCCGCGGACGCGGTCGTCTCCGGCACCTTCCGTAACATCGCCGGCACCATCTCGTCCCTCGATCCCAACGCGTCGTCGCTCGTGGTGAAGGACCTTGCCACAAAGAAGACGGTCACGATTCACATTCCTGCCGACGCGCAGATGAGGCGCATTCCCGACCGCGCGGCGCAGGCGCTGGCTGCTCACCTGAAGGGTACGGGCGGCGCAGGAGCCGGAGCCTGGCAGGGCGGTGGCGCGGGTATGGCTGCAGGCGGATCGCGCGGCGCGGCGCCGGGAGCGCCCAACAGCACGCCTCCCGCAGGCGGACAAGCTGGCGGCGCACCTCCAACAACAGGCCCGGGCGGACAAGGTGCACGCTGGGGTGGCGGACCTGGTGGCCAGGGTGCAGCGGGGGCGGGCGATCCGCAGCACATGCTCAGCATGGCTCCGGCGATCAAGATCACTGATCTGCAAAAAGGCGAAGCCGTGATGGTCGTAAGCACGAACGGCTCATCTGACGTCAACGCCATCACAGTCCTGGCTGGAGTCGAACCGCTTTTGACAGCACCGGAGGCGAGGAACCTCCTCTCCAACTGGAGCGTCGGAGGTGGCGGTGGCGCCGAAGCCGCAGCGGGCCCGCAGTAA
- a CDS encoding TonB-dependent receptor — translation MYLRLHCIAHLIVAAALACAVNVSAQGPSAEAQASPAAGQPATAATLHGHITDPTGALIPGAKVTLMTTDGKEVATTTADASGTYEFHGLKAGGYVVKAEFAGFAPFQSQIIAIGAGASKRIDVAMAIEVEQQNVVVTDDSPTVNTEASGNANAIVLKGKDLDALSDDPDELSSELSALAGPSAGPNGGQIFIDGFSGGQLPPKSAIREIRINQNPFSAEFDRLGYGRIEILTKPGTDKLHGQVFAMGNDSSFNTNHVFAQNGANPTIPSYYSYMFNGTVSGAISKKSSFFIAGERRNIGNANTWLIQDAVVPDASGTYVVVPSYNVSVPNQRIRTNISGRVDWQLGARNTLTARYGFWSEGEENNLNAGSLPSASWHETNTDHTVQISDAFVVNDHLVNETRLQYERQNENHFPDSTARTISVSGNFVAGGLSTQTYRDHATRLELQNVSTLSHGAHAIKFGTRLRDYLDNNFTNSNYNGSFTFSDPDAYKNMENGLAAGQTYNSLIAAHPEYTPIAAGYTCTPSGNGGCVSETVPSTQANMFDAALFAQDDWKVNQRFTLSGGIRWESQNHVVDHNDWAPRIGMAYALDGGKGKPAKTVLRAGFGVFYDRFSTSNLLNVRHYETQSKIVLNSPTCEDSDPTHTSLETIDMTSCSSSGAAASGQGVPVRYQVSNRYHSPYTSQLGASIERQITKTASGTVTYLHSFGAHQLVTINANQYNFDTNEFPLDPSGGYIYQYFPEAVFNQNQMIVSVNGRVTPKLSLMGFYTLGFADSDGGAGSNASNAYDIGADYGPATFVSRNQVFAMANYNGPWKITFNPFLMAQSGKPFNITRPQDTLNNFYNQRPGMATNAECAGDPGVDTKSQRYYSTPYGCMDKNPTVGEQLIPANIGVGPAGVAFNLRISRGFGFGPEIGSGPAGGPHMDGGGPHGGPGGGRGGPPGGGLGPGGLSGGGGPPHGMFGGGTSSGRKYNLTFSAQALNLFNNVNYGGPNGTIGSSSFLHSTTLAGGMFSSGAAVRRIFLQAIFSF, via the coding sequence GTGTACTTACGACTTCATTGCATCGCTCATTTGATTGTTGCCGCAGCCTTGGCTTGTGCTGTGAACGTATCGGCACAGGGCCCGTCAGCGGAGGCGCAGGCTTCTCCGGCCGCCGGCCAGCCCGCAACTGCGGCCACGCTGCACGGCCACATCACTGACCCCACCGGCGCGCTGATCCCCGGCGCAAAGGTCACACTCATGACGACGGATGGCAAAGAGGTGGCGACCACCACTGCCGACGCTTCGGGCACCTATGAATTCCACGGATTGAAGGCAGGCGGCTACGTGGTGAAGGCCGAATTCGCAGGCTTCGCTCCGTTCCAGTCGCAGATCATCGCCATCGGCGCCGGCGCCAGCAAGCGCATCGATGTTGCCATGGCCATCGAGGTCGAGCAGCAGAACGTCGTCGTCACCGATGACTCGCCCACGGTGAACACAGAAGCCAGCGGCAATGCCAATGCCATCGTGCTCAAAGGCAAGGATCTCGACGCTCTTTCCGACGATCCTGATGAGTTGTCGAGCGAACTGTCCGCTCTCGCCGGACCGTCGGCGGGCCCCAATGGCGGCCAGATCTTTATTGACGGCTTCTCCGGCGGGCAGCTTCCGCCGAAGTCCGCCATCCGCGAAATTCGCATCAATCAGAATCCGTTCTCGGCGGAGTTCGATCGCCTGGGCTACGGCCGCATCGAAATCCTCACCAAACCTGGCACTGACAAGCTGCATGGCCAGGTCTTCGCCATGGGCAACGACAGCAGCTTCAACACCAATCACGTCTTCGCCCAAAACGGTGCCAACCCCACAATTCCCAGCTATTACAGCTATATGTTCAACGGCACCGTCAGCGGAGCCATCAGCAAGAAGTCGTCCTTCTTCATCGCCGGCGAGAGGCGCAACATCGGTAACGCAAATACCTGGTTGATTCAGGACGCGGTTGTCCCTGACGCATCGGGAACATACGTCGTTGTCCCTTCCTACAACGTATCGGTGCCAAACCAGCGTATCCGCACCAACATTTCGGGACGAGTGGACTGGCAGTTAGGCGCTCGCAACACGCTCACGGCGCGCTACGGATTCTGGTCGGAGGGTGAAGAGAATAACCTGAACGCCGGCTCGCTGCCATCGGCTTCCTGGCATGAGACCAACACCGACCACACCGTGCAGATCAGCGATGCCTTCGTGGTAAACGATCACCTGGTGAACGAGACTCGCCTGCAATACGAACGTCAGAACGAGAATCACTTCCCTGATTCGACGGCACGCACCATCAGCGTTTCAGGTAACTTTGTCGCCGGCGGCCTGTCGACGCAGACATATCGCGATCACGCTACCCGGCTCGAGTTACAGAACGTCAGCACGCTTTCGCACGGCGCACACGCCATCAAGTTCGGCACACGGCTTCGCGACTACCTGGACAACAACTTCACGAATTCGAATTACAACGGTTCATTCACGTTCTCTGATCCGGACGCGTACAAGAATATGGAGAATGGACTGGCGGCCGGCCAGACATATAACAGTCTGATTGCCGCACATCCCGAATACACGCCGATCGCAGCCGGCTACACCTGCACGCCTTCGGGGAACGGAGGGTGCGTCAGCGAAACGGTGCCCTCCACGCAGGCCAATATGTTCGATGCCGCTCTGTTTGCGCAGGACGACTGGAAGGTAAACCAGCGATTCACACTCTCGGGCGGCATTCGCTGGGAGTCGCAGAACCACGTCGTCGATCACAATGACTGGGCGCCACGCATCGGCATGGCCTACGCGCTCGACGGCGGCAAGGGTAAGCCAGCCAAGACTGTGCTACGCGCGGGGTTCGGCGTGTTCTATGACCGCTTCTCCACCTCCAACCTGCTCAATGTTCGTCATTACGAGACGCAGAGCAAGATCGTGCTCAACAGCCCCACCTGCGAGGACTCGGACCCGACGCACACCTCCCTCGAAACCATCGACATGACAAGCTGCTCGAGTTCCGGGGCCGCCGCCAGCGGTCAGGGAGTGCCGGTGCGTTACCAGGTCTCCAATCGCTATCACTCTCCCTACACGAGCCAGTTAGGAGCGAGCATCGAACGGCAGATCACCAAGACGGCCAGCGGAACCGTCACGTACCTGCACTCCTTCGGCGCGCATCAGTTGGTGACCATCAACGCGAACCAGTACAACTTCGATACCAACGAGTTCCCACTCGATCCCAGTGGCGGCTACATCTACCAATATTTCCCGGAAGCGGTCTTCAATCAGAACCAAATGATCGTGAGCGTGAACGGACGGGTGACTCCCAAGCTCAGCTTGATGGGCTTTTACACGCTCGGTTTTGCTGACAGCGATGGTGGAGCGGGTTCCAACGCCTCCAACGCATACGACATCGGCGCTGACTACGGCCCGGCCACATTCGTCTCTCGCAACCAGGTCTTTGCTATGGCCAATTACAACGGGCCCTGGAAGATTACCTTCAACCCGTTCCTGATGGCTCAGTCCGGCAAGCCGTTCAACATCACGCGGCCTCAAGACACGCTGAACAACTTCTATAACCAGCGGCCCGGTATGGCGACAAATGCCGAGTGCGCAGGCGATCCCGGCGTAGACACAAAGAGCCAGCGCTACTACTCCACGCCCTACGGCTGCATGGACAAGAACCCCACGGTGGGTGAACAACTGATTCCTGCCAATATCGGCGTTGGTCCCGCGGGCGTTGCCTTCAATCTGCGCATCAGCCGCGGGTTCGGTTTCGGTCCTGAGATCGGCAGCGGTCCGGCCGGCGGCCCCCACATGGATGGTGGCGGACCGCATGGCGGTCCAGGCGGCGGACGCGGCGGACCTCCGGGAGGCGGCCTCGGACCTGGCGGCCTCAGCGGTGGCGGTGGCCCTCCGCACGGCATGTTTGGCGGCGGCACAAGCAGCGGGCGCAAGTACAACCTGACGTTCAGCGCGCAGGCTCTGAACCTGTTCAACAACGTCAACTACGGGGGGCCCAACGGGACCATTGGCTCGTCCAGCTTCCTGCACTCCACCACGCTGGCAGGTGGCATGTTCAGCTCCGGCGCGGCCGTCCGCAGAATTTTCCTGCAGGCGATCTTCTCGTTCTAG
- a CDS encoding SGNH/GDSL hydrolase family protein, whose protein sequence is MLNRLCGLVLAALTTTAVAQGQTHWVGTWATSPMGVTEGWSMKVFSGTTVREIVHISAGGAQVRVRFTNEFSPDPLTLRDAHVAVSAGGGAVKDGTDHPVTFGGATSVRIAPGAAIYSDPVAMEAAPLSDLAISFYVPAQTMRAETFHGFADQDGWIAQGNVSGAATLPSPTKLTSWYFISGVDVPATEGSKAIVMLGDSITDGALSTANANRRWPDVLAGRLNQERGMEHVSVLNEGIGGNRVLNEGFGPSAISRFDRDVLAQNGAKYLVVLEGINDIGRLQRLSGPEDEITAETMEFGLKQIVDAAHLHGLKVYGATLTPYGGAGYSTDKGEQIREAVNQWIRTSGTFDGVIDFDQITRDPQNPNRFNPLYDSGDHLHPNDAGYKAMGEGIDLKLFR, encoded by the coding sequence ATGCTGAATCGCTTGTGCGGCTTGGTTTTGGCCGCTTTGACTACGACTGCCGTGGCTCAGGGACAGACACATTGGGTGGGGACGTGGGCCACCTCGCCCATGGGCGTGACCGAAGGCTGGAGCATGAAAGTGTTCAGCGGCACAACGGTGCGGGAGATCGTTCATATCTCGGCTGGCGGCGCCCAGGTGCGGGTACGGTTCACCAATGAGTTCAGCCCCGATCCGCTGACCCTGCGCGATGCCCATGTGGCAGTGAGCGCGGGGGGCGGGGCTGTCAAGGACGGCACGGATCATCCCGTGACATTCGGAGGCGCTACCAGCGTGAGGATTGCGCCGGGCGCGGCGATCTACTCGGACCCGGTGGCGATGGAAGCCGCTCCGTTGTCGGATCTGGCGATCAGCTTCTACGTCCCGGCACAGACCATGCGTGCGGAGACTTTTCACGGGTTCGCGGACCAGGATGGCTGGATCGCCCAGGGTAATGTGTCTGGTGCGGCAACACTTCCCTCGCCCACCAAGCTGACCTCGTGGTACTTCATAAGCGGCGTCGATGTTCCGGCGACAGAAGGGTCGAAGGCCATTGTGATGCTCGGAGACTCGATCACGGACGGGGCGCTGTCAACGGCGAATGCCAATCGCCGCTGGCCCGACGTGCTGGCAGGGCGCCTCAACCAGGAGCGCGGGATGGAGCACGTTTCGGTGCTCAACGAAGGCATTGGCGGGAATCGCGTGTTGAACGAGGGATTCGGGCCATCGGCGATTTCGCGGTTCGATCGGGATGTACTGGCGCAGAATGGGGCGAAGTACCTGGTTGTTCTGGAAGGGATCAACGACATTGGGCGGCTCCAGCGCTTGTCGGGGCCGGAGGATGAGATCACCGCGGAGACGATGGAGTTCGGCCTGAAACAGATTGTCGATGCCGCTCATCTGCACGGATTGAAAGTCTACGGGGCAACCCTGACCCCCTATGGCGGGGCCGGATACTCGACGGATAAGGGCGAGCAGATTCGGGAGGCCGTGAATCAGTGGATTCGGACCAGCGGGACTTTCGACGGGGTCATTGACTTCGACCAAATTACGCGCGATCCGCAGAATCCAAACAGGTTCAATCCGCTGTACGACTCAGGTGACCACCTTCACCCCAATGACGCCGGATATAAGGCCATGGGCGAAGGGATCGATCTGAAGCTGTTCCGTTAG
- a CDS encoding anhydro-N-acetylmuramic acid kinase — MKPAAMTVAGVMSGTSADGVDVAIIRIEPSRGARPKLALVAHEGFPYPPVLRKAVLEAMNAARTSTAELAQLNWRLGLEYAHAVRKTVEKHKASVDLIGCHGQTLYHRATTAMYAGQRFACTWQAGEAAVIAQQLGVPVASNFRPADMVAGGQGAPLVPLLDYVMFANAKRGRVLQNIGGIANLTAIPAGAGAADAVAFDTGPGNMIIDALAVKLFDRNFDRNGAIAARGMVLADVVEAELRDPYFALKPPRTAGREQFGREFADRFLKACRRLSKRPEDALATATALTAESISRSYARFIRAKMQGGPIDYIVSGGGARNATLMAMLSSRLESLGCELATSEGFGMPAEAKEAAAFALLAWMTWHRLPGNVPAATGAKRAVVLGQVTYA; from the coding sequence ATGAAGCCGGCCGCGATGACCGTGGCGGGCGTGATGAGCGGAACGTCCGCCGATGGCGTTGATGTCGCTATTATCCGCATTGAGCCCAGCAGGGGCGCCAGGCCAAAGCTCGCGCTGGTTGCACATGAGGGATTTCCCTACCCGCCCGTGCTGCGCAAGGCTGTGCTGGAGGCCATGAACGCGGCTCGAACCTCAACCGCGGAACTCGCTCAGTTGAATTGGCGCCTGGGGCTCGAATACGCACACGCCGTGAGGAAGACCGTTGAGAAGCACAAGGCAAGCGTGGACCTCATCGGCTGTCACGGACAGACGCTTTATCACCGTGCGACTACGGCTATGTACGCAGGACAGAGGTTCGCGTGCACGTGGCAGGCGGGCGAGGCCGCTGTGATCGCGCAGCAACTTGGGGTGCCGGTGGCATCGAACTTCCGGCCGGCCGATATGGTTGCCGGGGGACAGGGCGCGCCGCTCGTGCCTCTGCTCGATTACGTGATGTTCGCCAATGCGAAGCGGGGACGGGTGCTCCAGAACATCGGCGGCATTGCTAATCTTACGGCGATTCCCGCCGGCGCAGGCGCGGCTGATGCGGTGGCGTTCGACACCGGGCCCGGCAACATGATCATCGATGCCCTTGCTGTGAAACTCTTCGACAGGAACTTCGACCGCAACGGCGCGATCGCCGCGCGCGGAATGGTGCTGGCCGATGTCGTCGAAGCAGAGTTGCGCGATCCATACTTCGCCTTAAAGCCACCGCGCACGGCCGGTCGCGAGCAGTTCGGGCGTGAATTTGCTGATCGCTTTCTGAAGGCGTGCCGCAGGTTGAGCAAGCGGCCGGAGGATGCTCTGGCGACAGCAACGGCTTTGACGGCGGAATCGATTTCGCGCAGCTATGCACGATTCATACGCGCCAAAATGCAAGGCGGACCGATCGATTACATCGTCTCCGGCGGTGGCGCACGCAATGCGACGCTGATGGCGATGCTTTCTTCACGCCTGGAATCGCTTGGCTGTGAGTTGGCAACCAGCGAAGGGTTCGGAATGCCCGCCGAAGCGAAAGAGGCTGCGGCATTCGCCCTGCTCGCATGGATGACCTGGCATCGTCTGCCCGGCAATGTCCCGGCTGCAACCGGCGCAAAACGTGCAGTGGTGCTGGGCCAGGTGACTTATGCCTGA